The following proteins are encoded in a genomic region of Neomicrococcus aestuarii:
- a CDS encoding LutC/YkgG family protein: MVGAKEDILSRVRVALQGDAPVTDIPRDYRQSGTMNQEQLIDHLTDRLVDYKAEVKVVLATDLQGAIAEFLANARSVVVPHGLDAQWIAGVADADVVTDSSEAPVPVDQLNATDAVLTSSAVSVAESGTIILDGTPTQGRRAISLVPDQHVCVVPASTIVEILPEALPRLQPSHPQTWISGPSATSDIELERVEGVHGPRRLSVIIVEDA; this comes from the coding sequence ATCGTGGGTGCAAAAGAAGACATCTTGAGTCGCGTGCGGGTGGCCTTGCAAGGCGATGCGCCAGTTACTGATATTCCGCGAGATTACCGCCAGTCCGGAACCATGAACCAGGAGCAACTCATTGACCATCTCACTGACCGCTTAGTGGACTATAAAGCAGAAGTGAAAGTTGTTCTGGCAACCGATCTTCAGGGGGCCATCGCGGAGTTTTTGGCCAATGCCCGTTCTGTGGTGGTGCCGCATGGTTTGGACGCTCAGTGGATTGCTGGGGTTGCTGACGCGGACGTCGTGACGGATTCCTCAGAGGCTCCAGTTCCGGTTGACCAGTTGAATGCAACGGATGCGGTGCTGACTTCGAGTGCGGTCTCCGTGGCGGAATCTGGGACCATCATTTTGGACGGAACGCCCACCCAGGGCCGGCGCGCCATCAGCCTAGTCCCCGATCAGCACGTGTGCGTGGTGCCAGCATCCACCATCGTGGAAATCCTGCCGGAAGCCTTGCCGCGCCTTCAACCAAGCCACCCGCAGACCTGGATTTCGGGGCCGAGCGCCACGAGCGATATTGAGCTGGAGCGTGTTGAAGGCGTGCACGGACCGCGGCGATTGAGCGTGATTATTGTGGAGGACGCTTAG
- a CDS encoding L-lactate permease — translation METFTPVTDPVAGSVFISALVAVIPLLTFFVLLAVVKTRAHVAGLISLVVAIAVAIFAFHMPAQMAVMSGVMGGVFGAFPVFWIVVMAVWLYQVTVLSGRFEDLRRVFDVIGKGDVRIQSILIAFCFGGLLEALAGFGAPVAITATMLLALGIPPLRAAVVVLISNTAPVAFGAVAIPITTAGALTGLQADHIGAIVGRQSPLLAFIVPLILLFLLDGKKGIKDCWPAALVIGASFGVAQFLCSNYFSYELTDVVAALVGIGAAVVLLRFWTPKNRDEARARICTHTSSLESQKVGSGVSGSSGASGTGASHSSDENHLTPMRTWLALFPYFLVIVIFGVAKLWTLGVNIPKALSATDVLVQWPLLHGSIVDAAGNAVSSTVYKFQWLSNPGTLLLITGIIVALVYSKYNGGGRYALNVGDAFAEIGRTLYRMRWAGLTIVSVLALAYVMNLSGQTVSIGTWLAGAGAFFAFLSPILGWLGTAVTGSDTSSNALFAKLQQTAGMNAGIDPNLLVAGNTSGGVVGKLISPQNLAIAATAVQLDGKEAVILRKVVGWSIGMLLVLCILVFLQSTPILGWMIPTP, via the coding sequence ATGGAAACATTCACCCCCGTGACGGATCCCGTCGCAGGCAGCGTCTTCATTTCGGCGCTCGTTGCAGTCATTCCGCTTCTCACATTTTTTGTGCTGCTCGCCGTCGTCAAGACGCGAGCCCACGTCGCTGGCCTGATTTCGCTTGTCGTGGCCATTGCCGTAGCAATCTTCGCGTTCCATATGCCTGCGCAAATGGCCGTCATGTCTGGCGTGATGGGTGGCGTGTTCGGCGCGTTTCCCGTGTTCTGGATTGTGGTCATGGCAGTCTGGCTCTACCAAGTCACCGTTCTGAGCGGCCGTTTCGAGGACTTGCGCCGCGTCTTTGACGTCATCGGCAAAGGCGACGTCCGCATTCAGTCCATCCTGATTGCCTTCTGCTTCGGCGGCCTCTTGGAAGCCCTCGCCGGCTTCGGCGCCCCGGTTGCGATTACCGCCACCATGCTGTTGGCACTGGGTATTCCGCCGCTTCGCGCTGCAGTCGTTGTGCTGATTTCCAACACAGCCCCCGTTGCGTTTGGTGCCGTGGCAATTCCCATTACGACGGCGGGAGCCCTCACCGGCCTGCAGGCCGATCACATTGGTGCCATTGTGGGCCGTCAATCACCTCTTTTGGCGTTCATTGTGCCGTTGATCCTGCTGTTCCTTCTCGACGGTAAGAAGGGCATTAAAGACTGCTGGCCAGCCGCCTTGGTCATTGGTGCATCCTTCGGCGTTGCGCAGTTCTTGTGCTCCAACTACTTCTCTTACGAACTCACGGACGTCGTGGCCGCCCTCGTTGGCATCGGTGCCGCCGTGGTGTTGCTGCGCTTCTGGACTCCCAAGAACCGCGACGAAGCGCGTGCGCGTATTTGCACCCACACCTCTTCTCTTGAATCCCAGAAGGTGGGCTCTGGTGTTTCCGGTTCTTCGGGCGCTTCCGGCACCGGCGCATCCCATTCGTCCGACGAAAACCATCTCACCCCCATGCGCACCTGGTTGGCTTTGTTCCCGTATTTCTTGGTCATTGTGATCTTTGGTGTCGCCAAGCTGTGGACGCTCGGCGTGAACATTCCAAAGGCTCTCTCTGCCACCGATGTTCTGGTGCAGTGGCCATTGCTGCACGGTTCCATCGTGGACGCGGCCGGAAATGCCGTCTCTTCTACGGTGTATAAATTCCAGTGGCTCTCTAACCCGGGCACCTTGTTGCTGATCACCGGAATCATCGTGGCGCTCGTGTACTCGAAGTACAACGGCGGGGGCCGCTACGCTCTCAATGTAGGCGACGCTTTCGCAGAAATCGGCCGCACCCTATACCGCATGCGGTGGGCCGGACTCACCATCGTCTCGGTTTTGGCACTCGCCTACGTGATGAACCTTTCCGGCCAGACCGTCAGCATTGGTACGTGGCTTGCCGGCGCCGGCGCCTTCTTCGCGTTCCTCTCGCCGATCCTCGGCTGGTTGGGCACGGCCGTTACCGGTTCCGACACCTCCTCTAACGCCCTGTTTGCCAAACTTCAGCAGACCGCTGGCATGAATGCCGGCATTGATCCGAACTTGTTGGTTGCCGGAAACACATCAGGTGGCGTGGTGGGTAAGCTCATCAGCCCACAGAACCTCGCTATTGCAGCAACCGCTGTTCAGCTCGATGGCAAGGAAGCCGTGATTCTTCGCAAGGTGGTGGGCTGGAGCATCGGCATGTTGTTGGTCCTGTGCATCTTGGTCTTCTTGCAGTCCACCCCGATCCTCGGGTGGATGATTCCGACTCCGTAA
- the nadE gene encoding ammonia-dependent NAD(+) synthetase, translating to MRELQAKIIAEMGVQPSIDPATEVARRVAFLADYAQATHTNGFVLGISGGVDSTLAGRLAQMAVEELAKRGVESDFVAVRLPHGIQQDEADAQAAMDFVAAKTEWTFNIKPGTDAMMEEFSATTGREITDFNKGNIKARLRMVAQYALAGERNLLVLGTDHGAESVTGFFTKFGDGGADILPLFGLNKRQNRQLLEHLGAPEPVWKKVPTADLLDTKPGRTDEDELGITYDHIDDYLEGREIPETAADAIETKYLRSRHKRTTPVTIFDSWWKE from the coding sequence ATGCGTGAATTGCAAGCGAAAATCATCGCCGAAATGGGCGTGCAGCCCTCCATCGATCCAGCAACTGAAGTAGCCCGCCGCGTCGCGTTCCTCGCGGACTACGCGCAAGCGACCCACACCAACGGATTTGTGCTGGGAATTTCCGGCGGCGTGGACTCCACGCTCGCAGGACGCCTCGCCCAAATGGCCGTCGAGGAACTCGCGAAGCGCGGTGTCGAATCCGACTTCGTAGCCGTCCGCCTCCCCCACGGCATCCAGCAGGACGAAGCCGATGCGCAAGCCGCCATGGACTTCGTCGCCGCTAAAACCGAATGGACGTTCAACATCAAGCCCGGCACGGACGCCATGATGGAAGAATTCAGCGCCACCACGGGCCGCGAAATCACGGACTTCAACAAGGGCAACATCAAGGCGCGCTTGCGCATGGTGGCGCAGTACGCGCTCGCCGGCGAACGCAACCTCTTGGTGCTAGGAACCGACCACGGCGCCGAATCCGTCACCGGATTCTTCACCAAGTTCGGCGACGGCGGAGCCGACATCCTCCCGCTCTTCGGCCTGAACAAACGCCAAAACCGTCAACTGCTCGAGCACCTCGGCGCCCCCGAGCCTGTGTGGAAGAAGGTCCCTACCGCGGATCTTCTGGACACCAAGCCCGGCCGCACGGATGAAGACGAACTCGGCATCACGTACGACCACATCGACGATTACCTCGAAGGTCGCGAGATTCCGGAGACCGCCGCCGATGCGATCGAGACGAAGTACCTGCGTTCGCGCCACAAGCGCACCACTCCGGTCACGATCTTTGACTCGTGGTGGAAAGAATAG
- a CDS encoding glycoside hydrolase family 13 protein, with protein sequence MSPTENSTSTHTWWKDAVIYQVYPRSFADSNGDGMGDLNGVRSRIPYLKNLGVDAVWLSPFYTSPQNDAGYDVADYRNVDERFGTLADFDTMLATAHEAGLKVIVDLVPNHTSDQHVWFQEALASEPGSVARERYIFRDGKGENGDEAPNDWQSVFGGDAWTRVTEVAGPNAGKPGQWYLHLFDTTQPDLNWDNTEVRAEMESVLEFWLDRGVDGFRVDVAHGLIKHPELPDYRDKVSMVAGEEHDDAAANVAPDSGTAESRHFELVDEEITDLVSGESVDTSGNMMTGSPYFDQEGVHQVYREWNEVLAKYDGDRMMVAEAWVEPMSRIFRYVRSDEMQQAFNFGFLLAGWDAQRIFANVDETLREAAVVQAPATWVLSNHDTVRHSSRFGLSDPTTYPKGIAAEDEQPDERLGWLRGRAAAMIMLALPGSSYVYQGDELSLPEHTTLPHEFRQDPSFFRTNGEERGRDGCRIPMPWDSTQPGFGFDVAATASEAPADAASSYSPWLPQPESYRNYAADRQVGVEGSTFELYRALLAARRERGLGTGELAWAEFNAPEHGILAFTNGTVTLLANTSSTPVDLPEGLSVLFASHDEAVFEGQLAADSAVWLEQ encoded by the coding sequence GTGAGCCCAACGGAAAACAGCACGTCAACGCACACTTGGTGGAAAGATGCGGTCATTTATCAGGTGTATCCCCGCTCTTTCGCCGATTCCAACGGTGACGGCATGGGCGATCTCAATGGCGTGCGCTCCCGAATTCCGTACCTCAAGAACTTGGGCGTGGACGCCGTCTGGCTTTCTCCTTTTTATACGTCGCCACAAAATGATGCTGGCTACGATGTAGCCGACTACCGCAACGTGGATGAGCGCTTCGGTACTTTGGCCGACTTCGACACCATGCTTGCCACCGCTCACGAGGCAGGCCTCAAGGTCATCGTTGATCTTGTACCCAACCACACCTCAGACCAGCACGTGTGGTTCCAGGAAGCGTTGGCCTCTGAGCCGGGATCGGTCGCCCGAGAGCGTTACATTTTCCGCGATGGCAAGGGCGAAAACGGTGACGAAGCACCAAATGACTGGCAGTCCGTTTTTGGCGGCGACGCATGGACTCGCGTCACCGAAGTTGCCGGACCCAATGCGGGTAAGCCGGGTCAGTGGTACCTGCATCTCTTCGACACCACCCAGCCGGATCTGAACTGGGACAACACAGAGGTCCGCGCCGAGATGGAATCCGTGCTGGAGTTCTGGCTGGATCGTGGCGTGGATGGTTTCCGTGTGGACGTTGCCCACGGCCTCATTAAGCACCCGGAGCTGCCGGATTACCGCGACAAGGTTTCCATGGTTGCCGGCGAGGAGCACGACGACGCCGCAGCTAACGTTGCGCCTGACTCCGGCACCGCCGAGTCCCGCCACTTTGAACTCGTCGACGAAGAAATCACCGACCTCGTGTCCGGCGAATCCGTAGACACGAGCGGCAACATGATGACCGGCTCCCCTTACTTCGATCAAGAGGGCGTGCACCAGGTCTACCGCGAGTGGAATGAAGTCCTCGCGAAGTACGATGGCGATCGCATGATGGTAGCCGAGGCGTGGGTAGAGCCCATGTCCCGCATCTTCCGCTACGTCCGTAGCGATGAAATGCAGCAAGCGTTCAACTTCGGCTTCTTGCTCGCCGGGTGGGATGCCCAGCGCATCTTCGCCAACGTGGATGAGACTCTGCGCGAAGCCGCCGTTGTTCAGGCACCAGCCACCTGGGTGCTCTCCAACCACGACACCGTGCGCCACTCTTCACGCTTCGGCCTGAGCGACCCAACCACGTACCCCAAGGGTATTGCGGCAGAGGACGAGCAGCCTGACGAGCGTCTGGGTTGGCTCCGTGGTCGCGCCGCCGCGATGATCATGCTGGCACTGCCGGGATCCTCGTACGTGTACCAGGGCGACGAGCTATCTTTGCCCGAGCACACTACGCTCCCCCACGAATTCCGTCAGGATCCGTCGTTCTTCCGCACCAACGGTGAAGAGCGCGGCCGCGACGGCTGCCGTATCCCGATGCCATGGGATTCCACCCAACCCGGTTTCGGATTTGATGTGGCAGCGACCGCAAGTGAGGCACCTGCTGATGCTGCGTCGTCGTACTCACCGTGGTTGCCGCAACCGGAGAGCTACCGCAACTATGCAGCAGATCGCCAAGTCGGCGTGGAAGGCTCCACGTTTGAGCTGTACCGTGCGCTGCTTGCCGCGCGACGCGAGCGTGGGCTGGGCACCGGCGAGCTTGCCTGGGCTGAGTTCAATGCGCCCGAGCATGGCATCCTCGCGTTTACGAACGGAACCGTGAC
- a CDS encoding (Fe-S)-binding protein, which translates to MRIALFSTCIVDAMYPATARATVEILERLGHTVIFPTGQACCGQMHVNSGYFKDALPVVRNHVAAFSHGDYDVAVAPSGSCVASVKHQHPMLAHRCGDAGLAADAEEVGAKTYELSQLLTDVLDVTNAAEQLGSYFPHKVTYHPSCHGMRLLRLGDRQRNLLESVDGLEFAPLPEADQCCGFGGTFSIKNSDVSTAMLEDKADSIEASGASLCAGGDASCLMHIGGGLSRRGSQARTVHLAEILASTRDNPLVIPEAQGGVVVLNGGTR; encoded by the coding sequence ATGCGGATAGCACTGTTCAGCACGTGCATCGTGGATGCTATGTATCCAGCCACCGCGCGCGCCACGGTAGAGATTCTTGAGCGCCTAGGCCACACGGTCATCTTCCCGACCGGGCAAGCGTGCTGCGGTCAAATGCACGTCAACTCCGGCTACTTCAAAGATGCGCTCCCGGTAGTGCGCAATCACGTTGCGGCTTTTTCGCACGGTGATTACGACGTCGCCGTCGCGCCTTCCGGCTCTTGTGTTGCGTCAGTCAAACATCAGCACCCGATGCTGGCTCACCGCTGTGGTGACGCAGGGCTCGCGGCGGACGCCGAGGAAGTGGGCGCCAAAACCTACGAACTGTCTCAGCTGTTGACCGATGTTCTGGACGTCACGAACGCCGCCGAGCAGCTCGGTTCCTACTTCCCGCACAAGGTGACGTATCACCCGTCTTGTCACGGCATGCGTCTCTTGCGCTTGGGTGACCGGCAGAGAAACTTGCTGGAAAGCGTTGACGGACTTGAGTTTGCGCCGCTTCCTGAAGCTGATCAGTGCTGCGGCTTTGGTGGTACGTTTTCGATCAAGAATTCCGACGTTTCAACCGCCATGCTCGAAGACAAGGCGGATTCGATTGAGGCTTCCGGTGCCAGCCTGTGCGCCGGCGGCGACGCTTCGTGTCTCATGCATATCGGTGGCGGCCTCTCGCGCCGTGGCTCTCAAGCACGCACCGTGCATCTCGCGGAAATTCTCGCAAGCACCCGCGACAACCCGCTAGTGATTCCCGAAGCGCAAGGCGGCGTCGTCGTACTTAATGGAGGAACTCGATGA
- a CDS encoding exodeoxyribonuclease III, with the protein MKIATWNVNSLRARADRVEAWLERSNVDVLAIQETKCKDENFPWDLFERMDYEVAHFGLSQWNGVAIASRVGLDDVERTFADQPVFGKGGVDPIQEARAIGATCGGVRIWSLYVPNGRALDDEHMPYKLQWLDTLKNHAKSWVAEDPAAKIALMGDFNIAPQDDDVWDIEYFLSEGLTHVSKPERDAFYAFIDDAGFKDVVRPFTPGPGVYTYWDYKQLRFPKKEGMRIDFVLGSPGLAASVTHAEIDREERKGKGASDHAPVIVELSE; encoded by the coding sequence GTGAAGATTGCTACCTGGAATGTGAATTCGTTGCGCGCCCGCGCTGACCGCGTTGAGGCGTGGTTGGAGCGCTCTAATGTGGACGTCTTGGCGATTCAGGAAACCAAGTGCAAAGACGAGAATTTCCCATGGGATCTCTTCGAGCGCATGGACTACGAGGTCGCCCACTTCGGCCTAAGCCAGTGGAACGGTGTGGCCATCGCCTCCCGCGTGGGCCTCGATGACGTCGAGCGCACGTTCGCTGATCAGCCAGTGTTCGGCAAGGGCGGCGTGGATCCCATCCAGGAAGCCCGTGCGATTGGTGCCACCTGCGGCGGAGTGCGCATCTGGAGCTTGTACGTGCCCAACGGCCGCGCGCTCGATGACGAGCACATGCCCTACAAGCTGCAGTGGCTGGATACGTTGAAGAACCACGCGAAGTCCTGGGTAGCTGAGGATCCTGCCGCGAAGATTGCGCTTATGGGCGACTTCAACATTGCCCCGCAGGATGACGACGTGTGGGACATTGAGTACTTCCTTTCCGAAGGATTGACCCACGTCAGCAAGCCAGAGCGCGATGCGTTTTACGCTTTCATTGACGACGCCGGTTTCAAAGATGTGGTGCGGCCGTTTACTCCTGGCCCCGGCGTTTACACGTACTGGGACTATAAGCAGCTGCGCTTCCCGAAGAAGGAAGGCATGCGCATCGACTTTGTGCTGGGCTCCCCCGGGCTGGCAGCATCCGTGACGCACGCCGAGATTGACCGCGAAGAACGAAAAGGCAAGGGCGCTTCTGACCACGCCCCGGTCATCGTGGAATTGAGCGAATAA
- a CDS encoding lactate utilization protein B: protein MSINLGIPAVRTRGEGNLFAHEKFPTAAKRELKNQQLRANLRHATHTIRDKRINVVSELPDWEDLRESGSRIKENVMARLPELLEQFEAAFTARGGVIHWANDATEANAIVTSLIRATGETEVVKVKSMATQEIGLNEHLESLGINAIETDLAELIVQLGHDRPSHILVPAIHKNRTQIRDIFRAEIPNASPDLTDNPKELAATARAYLREKFLNAKVAISGANFGIAETGTLGVVESEGNGRMCLTLPETLITVMGIEKILPRWEDLGVFMQLLPRSSTGERMNPYSSLWTGKNGQDGPQNIHLVMLDNGRTRALADKNGRSALHCIRCSACMNVCPVYERTGGHAYGSTYPGPIGAILSPLLTGITAEENSSLPYASSLCGACFDACPVKINIPEILIDLRAQDVEAQHSVRKAPTEMDVLMKGASWALSSGTRLKFLEKGLPAGRLLAGKDQRISWLPGIAGGWTSSRDIPAPPQSSFRDQWAQREKFQKSQGPQLFQQSQASPKPTGKQGE from the coding sequence ATGAGCATCAACCTAGGAATTCCAGCCGTGCGTACTCGCGGCGAAGGCAACTTATTCGCCCATGAAAAGTTTCCGACCGCAGCGAAGCGCGAACTAAAGAACCAGCAACTGCGCGCGAACCTGCGCCATGCCACCCACACCATTCGCGACAAGCGCATCAACGTCGTCTCCGAGTTGCCGGACTGGGAGGACCTACGTGAATCCGGTTCGCGGATCAAGGAAAACGTGATGGCGCGTTTGCCGGAGCTACTTGAGCAGTTCGAGGCCGCGTTTACCGCGCGCGGCGGTGTGATCCACTGGGCGAACGACGCGACTGAGGCGAACGCGATTGTGACTTCGTTGATTCGTGCGACCGGTGAGACGGAAGTGGTCAAGGTGAAATCCATGGCTACACAGGAGATCGGGCTGAACGAACACCTTGAAAGCCTGGGCATCAACGCGATTGAAACCGATCTCGCCGAGCTCATTGTGCAACTGGGGCATGATCGGCCCAGCCATATTCTGGTGCCCGCAATTCACAAAAACCGCACGCAGATTCGTGATATTTTCCGTGCGGAAATTCCTAACGCCTCCCCTGACCTGACGGATAATCCAAAAGAACTCGCGGCGACGGCGCGTGCTTACTTGCGCGAGAAGTTCCTGAATGCGAAGGTGGCGATTTCGGGAGCGAACTTTGGAATTGCCGAGACGGGGACCTTGGGCGTGGTGGAATCTGAGGGCAACGGGCGCATGTGCCTGACGCTACCGGAAACGCTGATTACCGTGATGGGAATCGAGAAGATTCTGCCTCGCTGGGAGGACCTGGGTGTCTTTATGCAGCTGTTGCCACGGTCCTCGACCGGCGAGCGAATGAACCCGTACTCGTCTTTGTGGACGGGTAAGAACGGCCAAGATGGTCCGCAGAATATTCATTTGGTGATGCTGGATAATGGTCGAACACGTGCTTTGGCGGATAAGAACGGCCGCTCCGCGCTGCATTGCATTCGCTGTAGCGCGTGCATGAACGTGTGTCCGGTGTATGAGCGGACTGGTGGTCACGCGTACGGTTCCACGTATCCGGGACCGATCGGTGCAATCCTCTCGCCATTGCTCACGGGCATCACGGCGGAGGAGAATTCTTCACTGCCGTACGCTTCGTCCTTGTGCGGTGCGTGCTTTGATGCATGCCCGGTGAAGATCAACATTCCGGAGATCCTGATTGATCTGCGCGCTCAAGATGTTGAAGCGCAACATTCGGTACGGAAGGCGCCTACCGAGATGGATGTTTTGATGAAGGGTGCCTCGTGGGCGCTATCTTCCGGAACGCGCCTCAAGTTCTTGGAGAAGGGTTTGCCGGCGGGACGTTTGCTGGCGGGCAAGGACCAGAGGATTTCGTGGCTGCCGGGCATCGCGGGCGGCTGGACGAGTAGCCGCGACATTCCAGCGCCGCCACAATCCTCGTTTCGGGATCAGTGGGCGCAGCGCGAAAAGTTCCAAAAGTCGCAGGGGCCTCAGCTATTTCAGCAGTCTCAAGCGTCTCCAAAGCCAACCGGAAAGCAAGGGGAGTGA
- a CDS encoding FadR/GntR family transcriptional regulator, producing MGESSSESSSFAYEVVLEVIEQKLRSGELSIGDRLPSERSMAAEFNLSRASVRDAIRILGVLGLVRSSTGSGPNSGTIIISEPVAGLAAALRLHVASRGLAVKEIVRTRIILETGAALEAVIDDSPETLAKLAQAHELLARMDDPKLDRNVFHELDTQFHVLLTSLSGNAVLEAMMESVRVSVRDYVANSITTDEAWLPLATELRHQHHGILDAFESNQLEDAARLLRSHIEWFYGTATEDMKQR from the coding sequence ATGGGAGAATCATCAAGCGAGAGCTCATCCTTTGCCTACGAAGTGGTTCTAGAGGTGATTGAGCAAAAGCTTCGGTCAGGCGAACTAAGCATTGGCGACCGTCTCCCGAGCGAACGCTCCATGGCGGCCGAGTTCAATTTGTCCCGAGCATCCGTGCGGGATGCCATCCGCATTCTTGGTGTCCTGGGACTGGTCCGTTCATCCACGGGTTCGGGCCCCAATTCTGGGACCATCATCATTTCGGAGCCCGTGGCGGGCCTGGCCGCCGCCCTCCGCCTGCATGTGGCTTCACGGGGACTAGCCGTAAAGGAGATTGTCCGCACCCGCATCATTTTGGAAACCGGTGCCGCACTTGAAGCGGTCATCGATGACAGTCCAGAAACTCTCGCGAAGCTAGCTCAAGCTCATGAGCTGTTGGCGAGAATGGACGACCCCAAACTGGATAGAAACGTTTTCCACGAACTCGACACGCAATTCCACGTGCTGCTGACATCGCTCTCCGGGAATGCTGTGTTGGAAGCCATGATGGAATCCGTACGTGTGTCAGTTCGCGATTACGTGGCTAATTCCATCACGACCGACGAAGCCTGGTTGCCCCTCGCCACCGAACTCCGCCATCAACACCACGGGATTCTCGACGCATTTGAGTCCAACCAATTGGAAGACGCCGCGCGGCTACTTCGGTCTCACATTGAGTGGTTCTACGGCACCGCCACCGAGGACATGAAACAACGATAA